Within Helicobacter pylori NQ4053, the genomic segment ATTTGCATGCCCAACTAGATGAAATGACAGATGAAACGAGCGCTCTGAGACAAAAAAACAGAGAACTGAAAGAAAAAATAGATTGGCAAAAAGATTATGACAGGGAAAAATTAGAACAAGATAATAGGGTGTTAGAACAATGCAAAGAGGATTTATTAGCCGCTAATAAGGATCTAAGAAATAGAATCCAAGAATGGGAAAATGAAAAAAGCGAGCTTGATCCAAGAGATGAAAGAATAAAAGAGTTAGAAGAAGAAAAAAGGGAATTAGAGGGAATTCGAGCCCAAAAAGAGAACACAGAACAAAAATATAAGACTCTTTCAGTCCACAATAAGCAATTAGAAGCTGAGTTAAATATGCTTAACGAAAAATTAGAAAACCTGAAAAATATGTATGCTGGGGTAGAGGATTTTGAAAAACGCCAAAAAAATATCAAAGAACAAATTGTAAAAACCAACCCCAAAGTCTTAGGTGCACTTTCAAACGAAGTGGAAGAATTAGCGTTCTTAGAGCGCATAGAAAAGGGCATGCAAGAGTTCAATGTTTTCTGCCCCAAGCGTTTATTGTATATGTTCCACACCGCTTTAAAAAGCTCATCTCTATCGCCATTGAGCGTGCTAAGTGGGGGTGAGTGGGACAGGAAAATCTGAACTGCCTAAGCTCTATCGCGCATTTTGGGGGGTTAAATTTTTTAAGCATTGCTGTGCAGCCTACTTGGGATAGCCCAGAATCGTTGATGGGGTATTTTCATGCGATAGAAAACAAATTTGATGCGACAGAGTTTTTACGCTTTTTTATCCAGACCACTTTGAGCAATAATGAAGAACCATACGGCTTAAAAGAAGCGATGAATATTGTGTTGCTTGATGAAATGAATCTAGCCCACATTGAATTGTATTTTGCAGAATTTTTAAGCAAGCTAGAGATTAAACGCAGTAAAGAAACTAATATCAGCATTAAACTAGACACCGGCTTAACTTGGGAATTGCCCTTAGGCGATAATTTATTGTTTGTGGGCACGATGAATGAAGATGAAAGCACCAAAATGTTAAGCGATAAGGTGCTAGACAGGGCGTTTTGTTTGAACTTTGAGAGACTTAAAACATTGAAAAGCAAGCAACAAAAACCTCTTCCCAGTAATGATGGATATTTAAAAGCTGAAACTTTTAATCGTTGGATAAACAAAGAGGGCAATCTAAAAGGTAAGCTAGAAAGAAAATATAAAAAACTAACCGAAGAGATCAATGAACGCTTGAGTGCTTGTGGTAGAAGCATTGGGCATAGAGTGTGGCAGAGCATGAGCGCTTATATGCATAACCACCCTTTAGTTCTCCATGCTTTTTGATAAGGATAAGGCTTTGCAATTCGCTTATGAAGAATGCTTGGTTTTAAAGATCTTCCCCAAACTTAGAGGGGTTCAGACACGCAACAACCAACACTTAACAAAGATTCAAGATCTATTGAAAGACTTTAGCGTGTCTTGGGATTT encodes:
- a CDS encoding restriction endonuclease; this encodes MQFAYEECLVLKIFPKLRGVQTRNNQHLTKIQDLLKDFSVSWDFKQAMENDSNQFVFNSANYLNNAEYEKLLKK